A genomic window from Slackia heliotrinireducens DSM 20476 includes:
- a CDS encoding DMT family transporter, producing the protein MKYKLLLVLATLIWGSSFVMVKDLTDVMAPAWLLAIRFVAATVVMAAVCLVRREPLFDREHIKYGIIIGLPLFMGYLFQTIGITDTTPGKNAFLTATYCVIVPFLTWAVDRKRPNRFNIVAALLCLSGIGLISLTGSFTIGFGDAMTLCCAVFYAVQILFMSKFGKGRNVVVLTVWQFATVTAGSLMVALVSAEPPTPAAMTPGVWLSFAYLAFIVTALAVFVQNIGLANVEPATGGLLLSLESVFGVAFSIALGREPLTPRILVGFVVVFVAMVASEYLPAKLERRRTS; encoded by the coding sequence ATGAAATACAAGCTGCTCCTCGTGCTCGCCACCCTCATCTGGGGCAGTTCGTTCGTCATGGTGAAGGACCTGACCGACGTCATGGCGCCCGCATGGCTGCTCGCCATCCGCTTCGTCGCAGCGACGGTGGTGATGGCTGCGGTCTGCCTGGTACGGCGCGAGCCCCTGTTCGACCGCGAACACATCAAATACGGCATCATCATCGGGCTGCCACTTTTCATGGGATACCTGTTCCAAACGATAGGCATCACCGACACAACGCCAGGCAAGAACGCTTTCCTCACAGCGACCTACTGCGTCATCGTTCCATTCTTGACCTGGGCCGTCGATCGAAAGCGCCCGAACCGTTTCAACATCGTGGCCGCGCTGCTGTGCCTGTCGGGCATCGGGCTCATCAGCCTGACCGGCAGCTTCACCATCGGATTCGGCGACGCCATGACCCTGTGCTGCGCCGTCTTCTACGCGGTGCAGATCCTGTTCATGTCCAAATTCGGCAAGGGACGCAACGTCGTCGTGCTCACCGTCTGGCAGTTCGCCACCGTAACGGCAGGCAGCCTTATGGTCGCCCTCGTGTCGGCCGAGCCGCCGACACCAGCTGCCATGACCCCTGGCGTGTGGTTGTCCTTTGCCTACCTGGCTTTTATCGTGACGGCGCTGGCCGTCTTCGTGCAGAACATCGGCCTTGCCAATGTGGAGCCGGCCACCGGCGGCCTGCTGCTATCGCTGGAATCGGTGTTCGGCGTGGCCTTCAGCATCGCCCTGGGCCGCGAGCCGCTCACGCCGCGCATCCTCGTCGGATTCGTGGTCGTGTTCGTCGCCATGGTGGCTTCCGAATACCTGCCCGCCAAGTTGGAACGTCGCCGAACATCCTAA